The Triticum aestivum cultivar Chinese Spring chromosome 7B, IWGSC CS RefSeq v2.1, whole genome shotgun sequence genome window below encodes:
- the LOC123160841 gene encoding putative F-box/LRR-repeat protein 23: protein MCARGPSARDWSEMPLDALTCVFAKLGAVELLMGAGLVCRSWLHASKAPELWRAVVMSRPPDTPEGTEAFLRAIAKVSSELRPSVLITGIDDPWSAMVKVDDSLCAMAKVAVDRSGGRLQKFVARDFGTDELLEYIADRSPSLKSLGLMQCHDISEKGFMDLIVKFPQLEELVLIECHNISDDQKENRDVYEAISRACSQLKLFVLAHPGYFLHPNGSYGFHDGDVLGIATMKQLRHLSLDCVNINNAELVSIIDSCPYLEHLCMRNCYNIVADEALRAKCARIKTLKLKPMSVETASNDCCFVFFDPPVDEFVILSFFDT from the exons atgtgCGCGCGGGGGCCATCCGCCAGGGACTGGTCCGAGATGCCCCTGGACGCTCTCACCTGCGTTTTCGCCAAGCTCGGAGCCGTCGAGCTCCTCATGGGCGCGGGCCTCGTGTGCCGCTCCTGGCTCCACGCCTCCAAGGCGCCAGAGCTGTGGCGGGCCGTGGTGATGTCGCGCCCGCCCGACACTCCGGAGGGAACGGAGGCCTTCCTGCGCGCCATAGCCAAGGTGTCATCTGAGCTGCGGCCGTCTGTGCTGATAACGGGCATCGATGACCCCTGGAGCGCCATGGTCAAGGTGGATGACTCCTTGTGTGCCATGGCCAAGGTGGCTGTCGACCGCTCCGGCGGGCGGCTACAGAAGTTTGTGGCGAGGGATTTCGGGACCGATGAGCTCCTGGAATACATTGCGGACAg GTCGCCCTCTCTGAAGAGCCTTGGCCTGATGCAATGCCACGACATCTCCGAGAAAGGATTCATGGACTTGATAGTAAAGTTCCCTCAGCTAGAAGAGCTAGTTCTTATTGAGTGCCACAACATTTCTGATGATCAGAAGGAGAACCGTGACGTGTATGAGGCCATTAGCAGAGCATGCTCACAGTTAAAGCTCTTTGTGCTAGCCCACCCGGGGTACTTTCTGCATCCGAACGGCAGCTACGGCTTCCATGATGGGGATGTGCTTGGAATCGCTACGATGAAACAGCTGCGGCACCTTAGTCTTGACTGCGTCAACATCAACAACGCGGAACTGGTGAGCATCATTGATAGCTGTCCTTACCTCGAGCATCTCTGCATGCGCAACTGCTACAACATCGTCGCCGATGAGGCACTACGAGCAAAGTGCGCCAGGATCAAGACTCTAAAGCTTAAACCCATGTCTGTTGAAACTGCTTCTAATGATTGTTGCTTCGTTTTTTTCGATCCACCAGTTGACGAGTTCGTCATACTTTCTTTCTTTGACACCTAG